In Pyrus communis chromosome 11, drPyrComm1.1, whole genome shotgun sequence, the sequence aattagggttttgcaaGTTTCAACTCACAGGTAAGTcggtagcttttttttttttttttttgttctttttgagTGGACGGATCATCATGCTTTCTTTTTCTAATGGATTTGAAGAAACTCCCTTAATTGCTTGTGAAATGTCATGTTGTTCTgcaaatgtttttcaaatttcaggcaggaaaatataaaattcatgAGTTTATGAATTTCAGATTGTATTGCCATCATATTCATATGTTTTCATCAAACTTTGAGATTCCAAGTGATTATATAGTATCATCTAGGATAGATTGTCAGTGATTATATGGTATGATCTAGGATAGATTGCTCGAAAACTCGAAAGCTAGGAGTGGTTAATGTTTATGTTTTCAGGATAAATGGCATCCGAACCCGTCAATGTGAATGAGTACCAAGAATTGGCTAGGCAAGCCCTTCCGAAAATGTACTATGATTACTACACTGGGGGAGCTGAGGACCAGCACACGCTAAAAGAGAACGTTGAAGCATTTCGCAGAATCACGTAAATGTTTAATTCTACCGCTAAATGCTCGAACATATGGTGTAATTACATGAGTGAGTCCTGTGTCTTTGTTCCAGGTTGCGGCCTAGAATTCTTGTCGATGTTAGCAGAGTAGATATGTCAACTACCATATTGGGTTACAAAATCTCGGCACCTATAATGCTTGCTCCTACTGCCATGCATCAATTGGCCCACCCCGAAGGTCTAAAATCTGAATAGTCTTCCAAGACTTCTCCGCTGAGATTGGTTTAAGTCTATAAGACACTAATTTTTACCTGCTCTTTATATTCAATGTAGGAGAGGTTGCAACTGCTAGAGCAGCAGCTGCGTGTAACACCATAATGGTATCCGTATAAGTTATGACATGCATTGCAACTGCTAAAGCAGCATGCGTTGTTTGGTATTTGAGTTGTGGTATTTTTCTTTGTAGATTTTGTCCTACATGTCCACCTGCACTGTGGAGGAGGTTGCTTCAAGCTGCAACGCTGTTCGGTTCTTTCAAATATATGTATTTACCCTCTCTTGAGttcattttaattttccaaGTCAAATTTTTCTTGACAGCAATATTCCCTTGTACTTCCAGCTTTCAACTCTTATCCTGCCTAACGGGGCTCAACCTATCAAATGTACCCTTGTTTGAACAGGTTTACAAAAGACGAGATATCTCAGCTCAGATAGTTCGCAGAGCTGAAAAAAATGGATACAAGGCTATTGTCCTAACCGCTGATACTCCCAGACTTGGTCGAAGAGAGGCAGACATAAAGAATAAGTTAATCTCATCCCCTATTTTTCTGTGGTTGTTTCTCCATGTTTTGCACTTTGTTCTTTGAAGTGTAATAGGAAAGAAACTCTTCTGTGTAACATCATGTCGAATGTTGTTTTCTTAACTGTATAGTACTCCCCTTGATTGAAGCATGACTGTGATAACTGCCGCAGAATGGTAGCGCCTCAGTTGAGGAATTTCGAAGGCCTTATATCAACTGAAGTAGACAGTGTGAGTGGAATAGTTTATTTCTGAAAACTTTTTGTTCAGATGTGCAATGTTTGTCAGCTGTTTAATCCAAGTGAAAGGTTCGTTTTATCCATACACATGACACTTTCTCTGCAGGATGAAGGGTCAAACTTGGAAGCTTTTGCCAAGGGGACCTTTGATGCTTCTCTGTGCTGGGAGGTATAACTCAGTAGACTCGTCTGATTGCGTTGTCATATGCTTGTAGACAAACTGTTAGAGAACTTTTTATTTCCCGGTGTGCTAGATGGTTTCTTTATTCTTGAATGCTTAGTTATCGCATTGATTACATGTGCAGGACATAGAGTGGCTGAAATCTATTACAAACTTGCCAATTCTAATCAAGGGGGTTCTCACTCATGAAGATGGTAAGCTATCAACTGATAAAGGCTTCATATCTTGAGATCTTCTAATCTTACTGTATGTAAATATCATACTCATAAACGGAAATCAATTTGGCAACAGGTCTAGAAAATGCTAAGTTCTCCAGGAATTTAAAGCAAAATTCTTGAACATTTAGTAAAATCTGTAGCAAAATTCTCAAGTTCTGTGTTACAGCTAAGTCAATATATTCAGCGTTGAGATACATTGGACTGTCTGATTCTGAATGGTGGTTGTTTTACATTTCAGCAAGAAAGGCTATGGAGGTAGGTGTTGCTGGGATTGTTGTCTCCAACCATGGAGCGCGTCAACTCGATTATACTCCTGCTACTATTTCTGTCCTGGAAGAGGTGCAACTCTCTCTCTACTTCATCACTTTTACTGGTGTAACTTGTGAGACACAAAAGCggcataacatttatatccACAATGTATTCAGGTGGTTCATGCTGTTGGAGGAAAAATTCCTGTTCTTTTTGATGGAGGAATACGGCGAGGAACAGATGTGTTCAAGGCGCTGGCCCTCGGTGCACAAGCTGTCCTTGTAAGAATTATATCCACCACACCGCATATATGAACTCCTAAACTGCTTCCACTATTTGTGTGGCCCTTCTTATTGATACAATATTGCTGCAGGTTGGAAGGCCTGTTGTCTATGGCCTAGCAGCAAACGGAAAACGGGGAGTTAAGCGGGTGATCGAAATGTTGAAGGATGAGTTTGAGCTCACAATGGCCCTTTCTGGCTGTCCTAGTATTGGGGATATTACCAGGAGCCATGTCAGAACAGAAAGTGATAAACTCCATTCGATGCTCTAATTTATTTTAAGTGATGTGATTTCCGCACGTCTTTTTCTCCCCACAACACCCCGTATATTTTTCGGCAgctggattgaataaatcagaGGAGAACCATGGACATAAACAAACAGAGGTGCGCAAAAGGAGAAATAGATTGTGCGGGAATCATTTTTCTATTGTAAGaacatcaattaaaataatattctaCAGAGACGTGAATGGAACTGTAGATTCTAAAACTACTGTTGTAATCCAACTTTGTTAAAGACGAGACTCGTTGACATAGTTATACTTCTACTCGATTTTCTTCAGCTTTGGTCTCATTTGTTTATGTGATTGATTGGAGCTTAGTTTTTGGTTTCTGGTCTCATATTGGTTAATCGCTTCGATTTTAGATTTCAAGTATCATATCGTGGGCAACGAAAGCTCCAAGGAGCACTATATTCCTAAATAATCAATTTCCTAAATAATCAATCATGTCAATAAATGAGATCAAGCTAAgtagaagaaaaattgaatataatcgaggtaaattttttcaatttaagcCATATGATGTCATGCGTAGAGCTTTTTAGTCAATTTACTATCCAACTTGATTTCACCATTCAGTGCATCTCAGCCGTCATTATCTTTGGATGTAGCAACAATCTACCTTACATAATGGCATGATATCATTTCACATACAAACGTCATAATCCAAATTGTTTATTCTTCTATAGATGATCTTTAGTGTGATAAAGAAAATCATTGATTCCGAATATAATGTTTATACAATACGAGGATATTACGCATCATATAAGGAGGAATGACTCTTTACACGAGAAATTTTATCCTTAAAATATCAAGAGTGGCCcaattgatttaatttttctggTGTTTAAGACAACTAGATTGCTGGAAACCCGAAAGCTGGTTTCTTTCGTCTTGAATGCTTAGTTATTGCATTGATTGATCGAGTATGCAGGACATAGGATGGCTGAAGGGGTTCTTACTCGTGAAGTGGTAAGATCAACTGACTCCTTAAGTCGACGTCCGTCCAGATTAGCCCTTCTGATCAATGGCTGTCGTTTTACCATATTTCAGCAAGAACGGCCGTGGAAGTAGGAGTTGCTGGGGTGGTTGTCTCGAACCGTGGAGGCCGCCAACTCGATTACACTCCTTCCACTATTTCTGTCTTGGAAGAGGTGCAATCTATCTACTGctacttcatcatttctttTTATCCTGTTACGAATTCAATTGGAAAGTTGTAGGAAAAGTTCCTCTTCTTTTCGATGGAGGAGTACGCCGAGGGACAGACGTTCAAGGTATCCATCCACCACTTTTAACCCTTAAAACTTGTTCTACTTTGGTTGTGCCTGGACTTGTTCTCAACGTCGGTGCAGGTTGGAAGGCCGGTTATCTACGGCCTTTCAGCAGCGTAACGGAAAGCGGGGAGTGAGGCGGCGGGGTGATCGAAATGCTCAAGGATGAGTTTGAGCTGATAATGGCCCTTTCTGGCTGTCTAGTGTCAAGGATATTACCAGGAGCCATGTGAGAACACACAGTGATCATAAACTCCACTCCATGCTTCAGTTCTCAACTTTTGGGGGAAATTGCAAATTTTAAACTAGCCATTGTAATTCAAGTTGTTTTCTTACGAGAAGGGTGATTCGAGCTTGGTGCaagaaattaaaatgattttttgcagagatgatcttagatgataataaaaattttaaatggttAAGATTATGATGCTTATACAGTAAAAAGACGTTAATGTTAAGTGGAAGAACTCGTAGGTTCTCTCATGGAAAGGACACAAGTATACGCACACGACCTGCCTTCTCGATTGAATATTGAAATAAACAAGGAAATAATTtggccacaaaaaaaaaaaagaaacagaaaattgCAAATACTTTCACAATCAATCTTCACTTATAAACATTAACCATTCCCCAAGAATTTACACTTTACAGCACATAGGATGGATCACATTTCTCAGCCCCTTCTAGCATAAATCATTGCACTCCAGTAGATATATATTCACCTTTTTACCCGGGAAAAAAGGTGATATCATGTACTAAGTCTAAGCTAATACTTCTGCTAAAATTTATGTAAATGTTACTGTGTTAAAATGACTAATAATTCTACATGCCAGACTTAACTGTGGGATTTGAAGGAAAGGCTTCCGACAGGGGAGGCTGAACTATTTCCTCCCCAGAACATCCCCAAAGATCTGATATTTTTGCTACGGGTTACCAACGGAGTTACTCTTGTTCATACCTTGAaggtccatgggagaatttgcCATACTACCGACTGAGCCGTGCGTTTGAGAGCTTAGCTGTGGGCTTGCAGGACAAGCCTCTGGATTACCAGCACTCATGGCATGCATTGCCCCTGAGCTTAGCTGTGGACTCATCGGAGTTCTTTGGCTCATTTGCTGTGGGCTAGCctcctgctgctgctgttgctgctggCTTTGGTGGGTCAGTTGTGAAATTCCCGAGGGAGAGCCCACCTGCTGTGGTGAAACAACAGCCTGTAGTGGTGAAGTCGTTTCTTGCTGCTGCTTTTGcaattgctgctgctgctgctgcaattGCTGTTGCTGCAACTGCTGCTGCATTTGTTGTTGCTGAAattgttgctgctgctgtggGTTCATGTACATATTCGTCCCTGCCATCCCCGCCGTCAGCTTCGGTGGACCCATAGGCCCCATTCCTGGCCTGTGTTGCATTGCACTCATATTACCTTGATTCAGAGTCTGACCCAACATTGCGAAACCAGCAGATCCAGGATGCATCTGTCTGCCTCCTGGCAGCCCAGCTGTGCCCGACTGAGGACTGCCTGACATGCCGCCTCGGTTCGGTTGCATCCTAAATTTTGATGCCATGAGAGCTTGTGTTAATCTTCCAGTTTGAAATTGCTGGGTTAAATTGCTAATATTTGAACCCTGGGTTAAATTCATTGGATTCTGACCCACATTGCCCATTCCAGAAATAGGCGTCATGGGCGCAGATCCCATTCCCCTTGCAGCTCCCATGCCCACTGTGTTTCCAACACCAGAAAGCCCAACCATGTTATTGCCTAAGCTTCGCATAGCTGTTCCAAGTCCCATGATCATGTTTCTCTGCATCTGCGGAccctgttgctgctgctgctgctgctgctgttgctgtaATAGGCGATATTGTAGGTTGGTAAGCTTATTATTCGTCATGGGTAACTGCATGTTGGAAAGCGAATTTGCCGCTAGCATCATTGGTCTCTGGAGCTGGGGATTCTGTTGTTGAATCAACGAGTGTTGGCTTTGCTGCTGCTGTGGTTGTGGTTGGTtttgctgttgctgctgctgctgtagTTGTTGGTGCTGCTGGTGgtggtgctgctgctgctggagGGATGGTTGTGACTCGATCTGTTGTTGGCGTTGAGGCATCGAATTCACTGCCATGAGACCTTGAGACATCTGTAAGGCCTGAGGGTTTCCAGGGGGCAGCATCCTTGTGCTTGGTAGAAGATTCTGGGATGAGGTTAAGGATGAATTACTGCCACTAATTGACTTTGCAACCTCATTGGATGGCTGGCCTGAAACTGAATCTGCATATTGTTGCATCTCAGCTGCTGAGTTGCTATGGGGGAGCCCAGAAGCATTTGGTTGAATGCTTGGGGAAATAGTCATGCGGGCTGGCTTTGGTTGGATGTGATCCTCCGAATCATAACCATCCTTTACCATCTGAAAAAGAATATAACATAAATCACCAACGAAGTGTGTAATTTAAACTCTTAGTTAACTTCAAGACTATTTAAAACATACCAGTGAACAGAACTGTGCTGCAAGCAAATCCGCTGTGTGCTGTTGTAGGAATAAGTTTAGATATACACATCAGTACAACAGAAAACACAATGAATGGTAAACAGTGAAGGTTATCCTGACATAGATCTAGTCAAGCTCTTTTACAGAAACAAAGTTACGATTGACTCTTCTAAAAATTGTGTAATACGTTACGATCAACTATATGATAACAAATTATTGTGAATGCCACACCAAGCTCCATAATGCAGAATATTTTAGGACAAATATCATACAAACATTGTGCAATCAATGGCAGAATATGGTACGAAAGATTAATCAGAGAATACACATGCAGGAAAATTCCACGAGCCAACAGCATGATTTGAAGGGGCAAAAGGAAGTCTGGAACGGGGATGTGAAAATGATAACAAATAAAGAGCAAAAATGCTAAAAATATCAAACCACAAAAGACAAGTATTTCtgtaaatttatattttgagaaaataaatcTTCAGTAAGATGGGATGACAAAATAATTTGTTGATAGCCTCAACTAATTCTGGTAATGCTGTGTTCAAACAATCACCTCAGACTGCAAAGTGTAGCTTGTAGAATAACACTTACAGTATTGGGCAATGTAGGAAGATGTTCCTCAGCAGACAGAAAATCACCATCATCTACTTCGCCATAGCACATTGCTACAGTACCATCATTTGGTCTCTCTGACATGATCAACCTAGTTCGCTGCTTGGGAAGATAAACAACATTTCCTGCTGAGTCAAAAGTAGATTTTTGAATCATAAGCAAGACAGAAATTCTACTAAATACATAAGTTTGTAACCAAACCGAAACATCTGGCCCAGATtttgaataaatatattaaaacaaaaggCATAACTGATTGATAGGATATACTGCACCTTGAACAATATGCTCTTCCttcacaaaattcaaaattctaattttgcAGATATTCATGCTTCCACCAACAAGCGACTTCGACAAAGGTCTCTCACATGAATCATCTTTGAAATCCTCATTATTGGAACCATTTGAGAGGCAGGCTCGCAGATGTTGATCTGGGAATGCATTTGGCTTCTTGACGGGGTGGTCATCAACcttattctttcttttgttgAGATGATACCTAAAACAACACCCAGTTGAAAATAATTAAACTGTTATTGCTACATAATTAACTAACACCCAGTTGAAAATAATTAAACTGTTATTGCTACATAATTAACTAACCGCCTTTCACCACCAAAGAAGATAAGGTCTAAGAAATTTGTCTGGAATTTTTGCAAGTTAAAAAAACTATGTGAAGGGAAAGTAAACAAAAACTGGGAGAGAAAATCATGTAGCCAGACTGTAGAATCTACCATTATCTCCTTGAGTCAAAATATTTCCTGATAAATGCTTACACAATTAAGGAACacacatttaaaaaatttcaattttctatcCGCCTTTCATGTTCTTCTGTAGGTCAGAGAGAGGGAAAATAAAGTGCTGGTGATATAGTGCAAAGAAATCACATAAATTCAAAACTAGTACCATTATTAACATATAATCAAAAGGTAAAAAGTAGGGTTATACCTCATGGTCACCGCTtcaatttttgagaatttttcaaGCATGGTTTGATCAGCGGAAGATGGAGTTCCAACAGAAGGACTGCCTGCATTTAGTGGAACACTTATATTACTAACGCTGGCAGGAGATCCAACACCAGTCATTGCTGAGGTCTTAGGGAGCGAATTTGTTTTCCGTTTAGCAGCAGCTTGAGACTGGTGTTGCCGTTGCATAGACTCATTAGCACTGGAAGTCAAACATGAGGCTCCAATCGTAGGAACTGAGGTCATTAATGCCTTCTCTTTCTGTGATGCCCCTACAGCAGAAGTTACTGCAGCTGCTCCAAAGTGGGGTCCTAGGGAACCAGTAGAAAACTCCCCCGACTTTGATGATAATGGGGATTGAACCAAAGCCCCAGAAGATAACCGAGGACTTTGAGATGATTTTCTTTTTGGGAATTGGTCATCCTTTCTTGCATCTTTCTCCATATTCTGACCAAGATTACTCCAGGATGGCTGAGAAAAATTAGATCTCATGAATGCATGCTGTGGTAATCTTTGGGGAAGCCTCGACGGATCGAGATGGCTTGTGTCTCCTTCCATTATCTGCATATCGTTCTTAATCCCACCGAGCTCTAACCCGTCTATCTTACCTGTCTCAAACGGCTCTTCCTTGGCACCAAATCTCATGTTTGGCTGTCCTACAGCAAATGGCATTTTCCCAGGGTCCTGACTCATTGCCCCGTCAAACATCTGCTGGGAAAACTTCTGAATGCCTGTATTTGAAAACTGAATTCCTTTGGCCATTGCTTGCTGCTGCAAATAGTTATTCTTCCAGTTCATATCTGATCCATGGAAGCTATCCATATGTGGCCCTATTTGCTGATGTTGCATTCCATCGAGGCCAACTGGTGTGGGCCTTTGTCTCTTATTAAAAGTAGATAAGGGTGACATTTGTCCATCCAGATGCTCTCTCTTTCCATGAAGAGGGGCATTACCGTTCACATTGTCAGTATACGAGATCATCATGTCTTGCCCAACAGGGGAAGGTGATGCATTGACAACACTTCCTGATCCAGGGTCCTGCATGCTTCTTGGGGTTCCAACCCCCATTTGATACCTCGATTGGTTGGGTACTAAATGTGGTGCTGGAACAGAAGCATCAGTCATAAAACTCTTGGACCTTAGGGCCAACAAGttatttgtactcatattttGAACGGTCAAATTTTCATGGGCATGCTGTGGCATCATATTGCCTGGAAGGGTTCCAGAATCTCCCAACCTACAGTTAGAGCTTTCTGGAACTCCATCAATGCAAACTTTCTTCCCATGTGCCTTGCTATTAGATGCGACAGTAACTTCTGACATTTGTCTCAACCTCTTTCTCCGGATACCAGTCAATGCCAAATCGAGCTGCAAACACAAAATTTTGACATGATTAAAATGCATCAGTTCATCCAGGTGAAGTACATCGAACAAACCTAAAACGTAATTACCTTTGTGGGAACTGGATTCTTACAGAGCCTGTCCAACTTGGGAGTTGGATCTAAATAAAGTTGTGGCTGCAAAGCTTTCAATATTCGGGACTCCATTTCCTGCAATTTGAAGTGAATATTGACATCACAATTTGAACATATAACAGAAAACTATTTGGAAAGGATGGGAGACATCAATTTACTAACCATCAGGTCACCATAAGCCCAAGAATTATCTGAGATCAGCGGGATATCCTTCACTACATTTTCCAATGACATTTTAAGGCGTACTTTATTTACAATAACGGATCCATGGTTAGGGGGACTACCGGACCCTTGTTCAAAAGCACATTTGCGATAATCACGAATCTGCAAGAAATCGCATGTACCAATTTTAAAACACGAAGTAcaaccaaataatgtaaaatttgTAACTGTTGTCCTATTCACATTTCAAAATACTTTTTCATT encodes:
- the LOC137708659 gene encoding peroxisomal (S)-2-hydroxyacid oxidase GLO4-like: MASEPVNVNEYQELARQALPKMYYDYYTGGAEDQHTLKENVEAFRRITLRPRILVDVSRVDMSTTILGYKISAPIMLAPTAMHQLAHPEGEVATARAAAACNTIMILSYMSTCTVEEVASSCNAVRFFQIYVYKRRDISAQIVRRAEKNGYKAIVLTADTPRLGRREADIKNKMVAPQLRNFEGLISTEVDSDEGSNLEAFAKGTFDASLCWEDIEWLKSITNLPILIKGVLTHEDARKAMEVGVAGIVVSNHGARQLDYTPATISVLEEVVHAVGGKIPVLFDGGIRRGTDVFKALALGAQAVLVGRPVVYGLAANGKRGVKRVIEMLKDEFELTMALSGCPSIGDITRSHVRTESDKLHSML
- the LOC137707975 gene encoding protein PHYTOCHROME-DEPENDENT LATE-FLOWERING-like isoform X1; protein product: MGVSFKVSKTGTRFRPKPPLQSEADVGGDDVSEAPNNGSSRAVPRKLEGESGAGVSGPSMSSEEFLVSAENEVSFTLNLFPDGYSFGKPSENDTAHQATHQDVPKLLHPYDRTSETLFSAIESGRLPGDILDDIPCKYVDGTLVCEIRDYRKCAFEQGSGSPPNHGSVIVNKVRLKMSLENVVKDIPLISDNSWAYGDLMEMESRILKALQPQLYLDPTPKLDRLCKNPVPTKLDLALTGIRRKRLRQMSEVTVASNSKAHGKKVCIDGVPESSNCRLGDSGTLPGNMMPQHAHENLTVQNMSTNNLLALRSKSFMTDASVPAPHLVPNQSRYQMGVGTPRSMQDPGSGSVVNASPSPVGQDMMISYTDNVNGNAPLHGKREHLDGQMSPLSTFNKRQRPTPVGLDGMQHQQIGPHMDSFHGSDMNWKNNYLQQQAMAKGIQFSNTGIQKFSQQMFDGAMSQDPGKMPFAVGQPNMRFGAKEEPFETGKIDGLELGGIKNDMQIMEGDTSHLDPSRLPQRLPQHAFMRSNFSQPSWSNLGQNMEKDARKDDQFPKRKSSQSPRLSSGALVQSPLSSKSGEFSTGSLGPHFGAAAVTSAVGASQKEKALMTSVPTIGASCLTSSANESMQRQHQSQAAAKRKTNSLPKTSAMTGVGSPASVSNISVPLNAGSPSVGTPSSADQTMLEKFSKIEAVTMRYHLNKRKNKVDDHPVKKPNAFPDQHLRACLSNGSNNEDFKDDSCERPLSKSLVGGSMNICKIRILNFVKEEHIVQAGNVVYLPKQRTRLIMSERPNDGTVAMCYGEVDDGDFLSAEEHLPTLPNTHTADLLAAQFCSLMVKDGYDSEDHIQPKPARMTISPSIQPNASGLPHSNSAAEMQQYADSVSGQPSNEVAKSISGSNSSLTSSQNLLPSTRMLPPGNPQALQMSQGLMAVNSMPQRQQQIESQPSLQQQQHHHQQHQQLQQQQQQQNQPQPQQQQSQHSLIQQQNPQLQRPMMLAANSLSNMQLPMTNNKLTNLQYRLLQQQQQQQQQQQGPQMQRNMIMGLGTAMRSLGNNMVGLSGVGNTVGMGAARGMGSAPMTPISGMGNVGQNPMNLTQGSNISNLTQQFQTGRLTQALMASKFRMQPNRGGMSGSPQSGTAGLPGGRQMHPGSAGFAMLGQTLNQGNMSAMQHRPGMGPMGPPKLTAGMAGTNMYMNPQQQQQFQQQQMQQQLQQQQLQQQQQQLQKQQQETTSPLQAVVSPQQVGSPSGISQLTHQSQQQQQQQEASPQQMSQRTPMSPQLSSGAMHAMSAGNPEACPASPQLSSQTHGSVGSMANSPMDLQGMNKSNSVGNP
- the LOC137707975 gene encoding protein PHYTOCHROME-DEPENDENT LATE-FLOWERING-like isoform X2; this translates as MGVSFKVSKTGTRFRPKPPLQSEADVGGDDVSEAPNNGSSRAVPRKLEGESGAGVSGPSMSSEEFLVSAENEVSFTLNLFPDGYSFGKPSENDTAHQATHQDVPKLLHPYDRTSETLFSAIESGRLPGDILDDIPCKYVDGTLVCEIRDYRKCAFEQGSGSPPNHGSVIVNKVRLKMSLENVVKDIPLISDNSWAYGDLMEMESRILKALQPQLYLDPTPKLDRLCKNPVPTKLDLALTGIRRKRLRQMSEVTVASNSKAHGKKVCIDGVPESSNCRLGDSGTLPGNMMPQHAHENLTVQNMSTNNLLALRSKSFMTDASVPAPHLVPNQSRYQMGVGTPRSMQDPGSGSVVNASPSPVGQDMMISYTDNVNGNAPLHGKREHLDGQMSPLSTFNKRQRPTPVGLDGMQHQQIGPHMDSFHGSDMNWKNNYLQQQAMAKGIQFSNTGIQKFSQQMFDGAMSQDPGKMPFAVGQPNMRFGAKEEPFETGKIDGLELGGIKNDMQIMEGDTSHLDPSRLPQRLPQHAFMRSNFSQPSWSNLGQNMEKDARKDDQFPKRKSSQSPRLSSGALVQSPLSSKSGEFSTGSLGPHFGAAAVTSAVGASQKEKALMTSVPTIGASCLTSSANESMQRQHQSQAAAKRKTNSLPKTSAMTGVGSPASVSNISVPLNAGSPSVGTPSSADQTMLEKFSKIEAVTMRYHLNKRKNKVDDHPVKKPNAFPDQHLRACLSNGSNNEDFKDDSCERPLSKSLVGGSMNICKIRILNFVKEEHIVQGNVVYLPKQRTRLIMSERPNDGTVAMCYGEVDDGDFLSAEEHLPTLPNTHTADLLAAQFCSLMVKDGYDSEDHIQPKPARMTISPSIQPNASGLPHSNSAAEMQQYADSVSGQPSNEVAKSISGSNSSLTSSQNLLPSTRMLPPGNPQALQMSQGLMAVNSMPQRQQQIESQPSLQQQQHHHQQHQQLQQQQQQQNQPQPQQQQSQHSLIQQQNPQLQRPMMLAANSLSNMQLPMTNNKLTNLQYRLLQQQQQQQQQQQGPQMQRNMIMGLGTAMRSLGNNMVGLSGVGNTVGMGAARGMGSAPMTPISGMGNVGQNPMNLTQGSNISNLTQQFQTGRLTQALMASKFRMQPNRGGMSGSPQSGTAGLPGGRQMHPGSAGFAMLGQTLNQGNMSAMQHRPGMGPMGPPKLTAGMAGTNMYMNPQQQQQFQQQQMQQQLQQQQLQQQQQQLQKQQQETTSPLQAVVSPQQVGSPSGISQLTHQSQQQQQQQEASPQQMSQRTPMSPQLSSGAMHAMSAGNPEACPASPQLSSQTHGSVGSMANSPMDLQGMNKSNSVGNP